One region of Oncorhynchus mykiss isolate Arlee chromosome 8, USDA_OmykA_1.1, whole genome shotgun sequence genomic DNA includes:
- the LOC110530952 gene encoding uncharacterized protein LOC110530952, producing the protein MSLSCRYETSSSNNYLNWYQQYPNQAPQYLLYKGMPSSFDQLVDLSIRLDNLLVTRGCPEGALSVPSSSTPALVPMELGGAAKWYYSSPTDLRVADMEPWLRNVLILAAFCYECRGEDSVIQPPGDVIATEGEQVTLDCQFDTLDTNPYLFWYKQGANDFPKYMLRRATFGSDNAIEFLGRFDAHLNLTTLKSASKSFPLTIQRLQLSDSAVYYCALRPTEWYVETV; encoded by the exons ATGTCTCTGAGCTGTAGATATGAAACAAGCAGCAGTAACAATTACCTTAACTGGTACCAACAATACCCTAACCAGGCACCTCAGTACCTACTGTATAAAG GGATGCCATCATCTTTTGACCAACTGGTGGATCTGTCCAtccggttggataacctgctggtcacccgcggatgtccagagggggctctGTCGGTTCCATCTTCCAGCACCCCCGCTCTagtgcccatggagctgggaggggctgCGA AGTGGTATTACTCTTCTCCCACTGATCTCAGAGTAGCAGACATGGAACCCTGGTTGAGGAATGTACTGATTCTTGCTGCATTTTGTTATG AATGCAGAGGAGAAGACTCAGTCATTCAGCCACCAGGAGATGTGATCGCTACTGAGGGAGAACAGGTCACACTGGATTGTCAATTTGATACTCTAGATACAAATCCATACCTGTTCTGGTACAAGCAGGGAGCTAATGACTTCCCAAAGTATATGCTGAGGCGGGCGACTTTCGGATCAGATAATGCCATTGAATTCCTGGGGAGATTCGATGCCCATCTCAATTTAACTACATTAAAGTCAGCATCAAAATCATTCCCCTTGACGATCCAGAGGTTGCAGCTGTCTGACTCTGCTGTGTACTACTGTGCTCTGAGGCCCACT GAATGGTATGTGGAGACAGTGTGA